Genomic window (Pseudovibrio brasiliensis):
CACCCTGCCCGACTGTCCCCCAGAACAACTCTCTCGTCACGGGTGCATAAATGACACCTTTGGTTGGGTTTCCATCTTCAATAAGCGCAATATTGACAGTGAACTCGCCATTGCGGCTAATGAACTCACGCGTTCCATCCAATGGATCTACAAGAATAAAGCGGGACCCAATTTCTGGCATGATACCAGCTGCCATGGCCTCTTCAGCGATCACAGGCACATCTGGACAGAGCGTGGAGAGGTGATTGAGGATAATTTCTTCCGCTTGCTGGTCAGCAATTGTGACAGGAGATCCATCACCTTTTGTCTCAAACTGAAAGCCTTCCTCATAAATCCCCAGAATTCGTTGCCCGGCTTCTAACGCCGCAAGCTTAAAACTTTCAATCACAACTATACTCCTGATAGCTTTCTGTTCATCTGGGAGTAACTTTTAAAGCAGCATGTTCCGGAGAAACAAGAGAGCTTCACAATTTCGCGATAATTGACTGCGAATGAACATCTATGAAGAATGAATAATTCAAATTTCAGGCAATCGAAGCATTATGTCCTGGGACAAAATCAATTGGTACTATTGACGAGCCTAACGCGCTGCCGATAAGTGCTTTTAAAATGATTGTTTCGATCTCCTTGACCTAAGGAATTCAAATATATGACACGCGCAATACGAAAAGCTGTTCTCCCGGTTGCGGGTCTTGGCACTCGCTTCCTTCCCGCGACAAAAGCCGTTCCAAAAGAGATGCTCACTATTTTAGATCGTCCCATCATCCAATATGTGGTTGATGAAGCACGGGCTGCCGGGATCGAACACATCGTATTTGTTACTGGCCGAAACAAGCAAGTAATCGAAGATCATTTCGACATTGCATACGAGCTCGAAGAAACGCTTCGTCGTAGAAACAAAGTGGAAGCAATGGAGTTGCTTGAAAAAATCCGTCCTTCAGCTGGAACAACAAGCTTCACACGCCAACAGGAACCATTGGGCCTCGGTCATGCGATTTGGTGCGCACGCGATATCATTGGCGATGAACCATTTGCTATTTTATTGCCAGACATGTTGATGAAAGCGCAAAAAGGCTGCCTTTCGCAGATGGTAGAGGCCTACGAAAGTCATGGTGGTAACATCATTTCTGTTGAGGAAGTGCCGTGGGACCAGACACACAACTATGGCATTGTTGAGAGAAGCGCCCCTCGCTCTGACGAAACTTTCGCCATTACTGGCATGGTTGAGAAACCAGAACCAGGTACCGCACCATCCAACCTGTATATTAATGGCCGCTATATCCTTCAGCCAGAGATCTTTGGCCTACTTGAAAATCAGAGCACCGGTGCAGGTGGCGAGATCCAGCTCACTGATGCAATGCTCACTCTCATGGGCCAACAGGACTTCCATGGTGTTGAATTCCGTGGAGAAACTTACGACTGTGGTTCTCGCTCAGGGTTCTTGTCCGCAAATGTCGCTTACGCGTTGGACGATTCTGAACTAGCTGCAAAACTTCGTCCGATGCTGGACAAACTACTTGTAAAAACCAGCTGAGTATCGGGAAACATGAAATGGAAAAAGTACTTGTAACAGGCACTGCCGGCTTTATCGGCAATGCTGTGGCCCTCCGTCTGTTGCAAGATGGTTATCATGTCATCGGACTTGATTGCGTCACCGACTACTATGATGTGACACTCAAGGAAGAGCGACTGAAACGCCTCACAGCTTCAAACCATTTCACTGAAGAACGGATCAGGCTTGAAGATGCAGAAGCTGTTATGCGCATCTTCAAGCAGCACGCGCCGTCAAAAGTCATTCACCTCGCCGCTCAGGCGGGTGTGCGCTACTCGCTGGAAAGCCCTCAGTCGTATGTAGATGCGAACGTCACGGGCTTCCTATCCATTTTGGAAGGTGCTCGCGCCCACTCTGTAAAGCATCTGGTTTATGCGTCCACCAGCTCCGTTTATGGTCTGGACGAAACAATGCCTCTGTCGACCCATCGCGGTGGCAACCACCCGGTTTCCTTCTACGCAGCAACCAAAAAAGCCAATGAGGCGATGGCACACTCTTATGCGCACCTCTTTGACATCCCGTGTACTGGCCTGCGATTCTTCACAGTCTACGGCCCTTGGGGGCGCCCGGACATGGCCCTCTTCAAGTTCACCAAAGCCATCCTTGAAGGTGAGCCCGTTCCGCTCTTCAACCACGGCAATATGATCCGCGACTTCACCTATGTGGATGACATCGTTGAAGGCATCGTTCGCATTGCAGATCTTCCACCTCAGCGCTCAGATGACTGGGATGGCAAAAGCGCGGACCCTGCAACCTCCAGCGCGCCATATCAAGTCTTCAACATCGGTAACAGCGATCCTGTTCAACTGATGGATTACCTTGCCGCAATCGAAGACGCATTAGGCATGGAAGCAAAGAAAGAGTTTCTTCCGTTTCAGGCTGGAGACGTCGCCGCAACCTTCGCAGATGTAACAGATCTGATTGAGACAACAGGCTTCAAACCGCAAACCTCCGTAAAGGCAGGGGTTGCAAACTTCGTCAAATGGTATCGGGATTACTACAATGTCTAGGACGTCCCAAGGTGC
Coding sequences:
- the galU gene encoding UTP--glucose-1-phosphate uridylyltransferase GalU, yielding MTRAIRKAVLPVAGLGTRFLPATKAVPKEMLTILDRPIIQYVVDEARAAGIEHIVFVTGRNKQVIEDHFDIAYELEETLRRRNKVEAMELLEKIRPSAGTTSFTRQQEPLGLGHAIWCARDIIGDEPFAILLPDMLMKAQKGCLSQMVEAYESHGGNIISVEEVPWDQTHNYGIVERSAPRSDETFAITGMVEKPEPGTAPSNLYINGRYILQPEIFGLLENQSTGAGGEIQLTDAMLTLMGQQDFHGVEFRGETYDCGSRSGFLSANVAYALDDSELAAKLRPMLDKLLVKTS
- a CDS encoding NAD-dependent epimerase; this encodes MEKVLVTGTAGFIGNAVALRLLQDGYHVIGLDCVTDYYDVTLKEERLKRLTASNHFTEERIRLEDAEAVMRIFKQHAPSKVIHLAAQAGVRYSLESPQSYVDANVTGFLSILEGARAHSVKHLVYASTSSVYGLDETMPLSTHRGGNHPVSFYAATKKANEAMAHSYAHLFDIPCTGLRFFTVYGPWGRPDMALFKFTKAILEGEPVPLFNHGNMIRDFTYVDDIVEGIVRIADLPPQRSDDWDGKSADPATSSAPYQVFNIGNSDPVQLMDYLAAIEDALGMEAKKEFLPFQAGDVAATFADVTDLIETTGFKPQTSVKAGVANFVKWYRDYYNV